A genome region from Erigeron canadensis isolate Cc75 chromosome 3, C_canadensis_v1, whole genome shotgun sequence includes the following:
- the LOC122594587 gene encoding GDP-mannose transporter GONST2-like has product MSTELRLNVTVNPDVKESDFNSSLQYSPLGGKVNLVHRLIGGFLPRGKHLGGNILSATEYGGTNERSRANRVMSENDEISLDPGDKRAHELKARSGPLISGAAYCLSSCSMILLNKVVLSSYSFNAGISLMFYQNLISTIIVIILGFSGVVSLEKLNWKLIKVWIPVNLIFVAMLVSGMYSLKHINIAMVTILKNVTNILTAVGELYIFRKRQNQKVWTAMFFMIVSAVTSGITDLSFDATGYTWQLVNCILTASYSLTLRRVMDTAKAMTKSGSLNEVSMVLLNNLLSLPFGAFLIILFNEWTYVANADVIKIPMFWVVATASGLLGLAISFTSMWFLNQTGPTTYSLVGSLNKIPISIAGLVLFNVPLSLPNLFSILFGLFAGILFAKAKMS; this is encoded by the exons ATGTCGACTGAACTCAGGCTGAATGTTACTGTGAATCCTGATGTCAAGGAATCAGATTTCAACTCCTCACTTCAGTATTCTCCACTTGGTGGGAAAGTGAATCTGGTTCACAGGCTCATTGGTGGTTTCCTTCCACGAGGGAAGCATCTAGGCGGCAATATATTATCAGCTACAGAATACGGAGGAACAAATGAAAG ATCTAGAGCCAATCGGGTCATGTCTGAGAACGATGAAATCAGTCTTGACCCAGGTGATAAGAGGGCACATGAACTTAAAGCTAGATCTGGACCGTTAATCTCTGGAGCTGCATACTGTCTCTCTTCTTGCAGCATGATTTTGCTTAACAAAGTTGTCCTTTCCAGTTATTCTTTCAATGCCGGAATATCATTGATGTTTTATCAG AATCTCATCAGTACTATCATAGTTATCATTTTGGGCTTTTCTGGAGTAGTTTCACTGGAAAAGCTTAACTGGAAACTTATTAAAGTCTGGATACCCGTCAATCTGATATTCGTAGCCATGCTTGTTTCAGGCATGTATAG TTTAAAGCACATAAACATTGCAATGGTCACAATCTTGAAGAACGTGACCAACATATTAACAGCAGTTGGTGAACTATATATATTTCGTAAGCGACAGAATCAGAAAGTGTGGACCGCAATGTTCTTTATG ATTGTCTCTGCTGTAACAAGCGGTATCACAGACCTGTCGTTTGATGCAACGGGTTACACATGGCAACTAGTGAATTGCATTCTTACTGCAAGCTACTCA CTTACCCTACGGAGAGTCATGGACACAGCAAAGGCCATGACAAAATCTGGATCTCTAAATGAAGTTTCAATGGTGTTGCTGAATAATCTCTTATCATTACCATTTGGCgctttcttaattattttattcaacGAATGGACTTATGTAGCCAATGC GGATGTAATCAAGATTCCCATGTTTTGGGTTGTGGCAACTGCCAGCGGGCTTCTCGGACTTGCCATTAGCTTTACTTCCATGTGGTTCTTAAACCAAACCGGTCCTACCACTTACAG TTTGGTGGGCTCGTTAAACAAGATCCCCATCTCCATTGCTGGTTTAGTGTTGTTCAATGTTCCACTTAGCCTGCCAAATCTTTTCAGCATACTATTTG GTTTATTTGCTGGTATATTATTTGCAAAGGCCAAAATGTCATAA
- the LOC122591392 gene encoding transcription factor MYB119-like: MEGCGGNGSHDYSRGNGLTKNPNAQTFPLDSPSWYTPTQFGPQNFKNHQGTFFPSITFGEFSFSSKGIDNNTFQEDGVVVAPFAMDQNLGVDCMFQDKRHCTSPLEQVKGYTNINFTNGVINFPNNSVSDNCPITPRNYSKRLWTTEEDSKLCKLVDQFGTKNWAVISDYMDGRAGKQCRERWYNNLRPDIKADDWSEEEERILVEAHERMGNKWSKIVKLLPGRTENAIKNHWNAAIRKKTMRIKSKKDEPLDRKPKSTILRDYIRGIASTSTNNNNAKTNFSTNVTKGNVTTIPPADELLNSSYCFYSPAIDDLVPSFDDESTFFQNLFQNGTTARQHEITKSIEPLVLSQEPQPHLIITNPQEFNGHSEYGSSASSSVLPNGPYFPMGEPISFFNSSNLDYGYGDINMDLGHVWKN; encoded by the exons ATGGAAGGTTGTGGCGGCAATGGCTCTCACGATTATAGTCGAGGTAATGGACTCACAAAAAATCCAAATGCACAAACATTTCCTCTAGACTCTCCTTCATGGTACACACCTACTCAATTTGGACCTCAAAACTTCAAAAATCACCAAGGGACATTTTTTCCTTCAATTACATTTGGGGAATTTTCTTTCTCTAGTAAAGGGATAGATAATAATACGTTCCAAGAGGATGGAGTAGTTGTGGCACCATTTGCCATGGATCAAAACTTAGGTGTTGATTGCATGTTTCAAGATAAACGACATTGCACATCACCGTTGGAGCAAGTAAAAGGTTATACGAACATAAACTTCACCAACGGCGTTATCAATTTTCCAAACAATAGCGTCTCGGATAATTGTCCTATTACTCCTAGGAATTATTCAAAGAGACTATGGACAACCGAAGAGGATAG CAAACTGTGTAAGCTTGTTGATCAGTTTGGGACTAAAAACTGGGCAGTGATATCAGATTATATGGATGGAAGAGCTGGGAAACAATGTCGTGAGAGATGGTACAATAATCTGCGTCCTGATATCAAG GCGGATGATTGGAGTGAAGAGGAAGAGCGAATTCTCGTTGAAGCACACGAGAGAATGGGCAATAAGTGGTCCAAAATTGTGAAACTCCTTCCAGGGAGAACAGAAAACGCGATCAAGAATCATTGGAACGCAGCAATAAGGAAAAAAACAATGCGTATCAAGAGTAAAAAGGATGAACCACTCGATAGAAAGCCAAAATCTACAATTTTGCGCGACTATATTCGAGGAATAGCTTCCACCTccacaaacaacaacaatgcAAAGACTAATTTCAGCACCAATGTCACTAAAGGCAATGTCACTACCATTCCACCCGCCGATGAACTACTAAATTCATCATACTGCTTTTATTCACCAGCAATCGACGACCttgtcccatcttttgatgACGAGTCCACTTTCTTCCAAAACCTGTTTCAAAATGGCACCACAGCTAGACAACATGAAATCACCAAATCCATTGAGCCCTTGGTTCTGTCTCAAGAACCACAACCGCACCTAATTATTACAAACCCCCAAGAATTTAATGGACATTCGGAATATGGGTCATCAGCTTCTTCATCAGTACTTCCAAATGGTCCTTACTTCCCAATGGGTGAacctatttcattttttaactctAGTAACCTTGACTATGGTTATGGAGACATAAACATGGACTTAGGACATGTTTGGAAAAACTAG